atagcaaaatgCAGAACATATGTATAGTTTATGAATTATTGACTTCGATTGGTTAATTAGTATTTTATCTCCTAATTAAATACTAAGTGGTTATTTGCTTATGActgaatttatattgaaatcgTTGATCTAATGAAAGTATGATAGTTATATATTCTAATCAGTATAAGTATACGctgagtaaattaatttatgcgaTTATCATAATCATAATTGTGATTAACAACGTTAGCTAGTTTTAGTTCTGTCAAGTGTCTGATTAACTTATCATTTcgcgatattttaatttgtgttttGAAAGCATTTCGGTGACTGtcactaattttttgattgatgagTTCGCTTTAGACATTTGTTGCAAGTCCGGCAAATATGAAACACAGATATGATGTAATGTCGCCAATTCACGGcctgtaaaaataaatgatataattttattttaaaaaaatatatgtataaattttttaggtgtTTAGTCTTACCCGTGTCTGAATATTGTTGAATTTCTTTTGGAGTTTCTAAAATTATGCCACCCGGAATAGGATTTGGATCCGTCACGTTAGATAGTTGATCGAGAAATACAATCATTCGCTCTTTATTCTTTAGTATAAATGGATTGACAACTTCCATGTAGGGTTCCTGAAAAATGTTCATACATaggtaaataaagaaatattcaaCTCAGTAGATAATTGTAGGTAATTGTAATAATGATTTACCTTTCCGCCAAACTCGATCAAATTCGCCAAATTTTGGAGACATTTAGCAACCATAATGAGCGATCGTGTTGCCATTTGATGAGGTGTCTCGCTAACCAAATTAAATTGTCGTGGATTTAACAGTGCGGGGCAAAGCAATCGGAGAAAAATAAACCCTGAAACGACCCTTGTTCTGACTAGACGTTCGTTTggctataaatttttcatacttttaaattcttcGTAACAGACTTTACTTTCATTTAACTTACCCATTTAGCTATAACAGCTTTTTGTAAACAGTGACATATGAATCTGACTGATCGTGGACATGACTCTGGTGACGTAAAAATTGATTGGGTGATTTGATCAAGTACAATTAGCAGGAATTCGGCATTCGAACACGCATCATCGCTTACATCcatttttgttggatttaGCTCTGCAGACTGTTTGCTCTCCAACAATCTTTGAATGGTATCTGAGAGAGCAGAATGTAGAAATGCATAACATTCGGTTCTCATGTATAAATCCATAAGTGTGGTTGCTAAGCTAGCGCCACGAAAAAGGGTCGATGTTTCACTTTCCTTTGCAACTTCCTGTAAACAAAGTATTCGTATTAACTCTGTCTCACGTTTTTCGTGTTTGAATATACGAAGAAGAGACGTAGCGAGTGGTGCACGATCATTGTGACACAATTCAGAGAGAGCTTTAACAGATGTGAGTTCTGGTTCAAGAAGAAGTTGTTGTAAAGGACTATACTCATCACAGGGCATCACCAAATCGTCCACGAAACGTATACGAAGACGAAGAGAGCCCCATTCTCCCATTGGAGTCAAACCCGTAAGAGAATACCATTCTTCAATTTCTTGTCCATTTTTGAGGCTTGATAACTCTATTGTTAGTTCTGCAACTTCGGAGTCTTTTCCTCGTTTGCCGCGACTTAAAACTGTGATGTTTATCGTGGCCGCATCTGGAGGTACATCACTAATAAAAGCAGTAACATTATTATAAGTAAAGCAATAGAAATATGTATGTACTTACTCTAACACAAAATCTTCCTCCCACACGGGATCTGGCGTTGATTTGACACGAGTTTTCCCGACGCGTACCTGATTTAAAGATATGACACAATAAGGATGTGGCACTAGCTTAAATGGTAACCGATGTGCCTCTAGCACCTGCAAATTCAAACAACGCAATTCACGTAATTTTGGCACCTTTGACTGTGCTTTACTTAACTGCGAGACACAGTGTGGCTTCAGAGCGTTTATCCAAGCAACATAATTTTCCTGGTTTTCAGCACACAAATAAGTAATTGTGGCGAGACATGGAAGTGCACGTTCAACAATTTGGAAGCAGAATGGTCTTTCAAAGAGTGACTCATGTACCTGATATAGATAGGCACAGGACAAGTCAATTAGTCCTTTTGGCTTAGTTTTCTTAGGATTgtcataaaaacataaatgcaTTTCACACCCCTCTTCAATTAAGGCGAACCATAGATTCTTCCATTTTGCAGTCTTATCAGATTTTTTCTGCAGATGTCCATTATGTTTTATGcccttgtttttgtttaacaaGTTCATGTCACGACATTCTCGGAGTGTGGCATAAATCTTTTCGGCTGCAATCGATTGAGGCGTAGGTGCATGGAAATCCGGTGCCGCTCCAGCTTGCACTGGATGCTGCAAAGTGTAACCTTCGACAATTTGCTCTTTTCGATATCTATGGATAACAGCGTCCAAACACTCAAAGGTTCGACCACCCATTAAGTACCGAACACCTTTCTTTTCGATTCGGAATCGTTGTATTTGATTGTTAATATGAAAGAAAAGGGAGTAGTCTCCCGGACTGTTGTCACTAGGGCGCACCAAGAAGCTGCCCGGACCAGCTTTCACAAGCATATCAACGGCTTCGTTTTTGGTACAATTCGGGTGGAACCATGAAAATACCGTGTTAGGGTCAATGCTGATATCTAAATCTTCCACAAGCTCACGAAAAATCATTCCTTGTTCGCCAGTTCGGTGAGCCGTTACCCATAACCATCCGTCGCCCATGTCATTGTGAACGAAGAAAATATCTCCCTTTTGGAATGTCAGCTCATCTGTATCAGGCATTTTTGTGTATGGCAAAATTGCTACCACTCTTTTCTTATCGTTGACAGGCTCTGGTGGTCCTACAGGATAAATCAGTCGTTCGCGCTTAAGCAAGTCACTACAAGATGTGTAATAACCAATTAGATCactcagagaaaaaaattgacgtccACCAATGTAAAAATCACCACAAACAGCAgttattctgaaaaaatatgttgcattataaaaaaaaaaacaaataaagaaaatcaGTTGTATAAAGAACTCACCGAAAATGATTGATTCCTGTACGACCCAAATAACTTAGTACATAAGATCCAGGTTTGCGGTCGCTCTCGCGAActaataaatgtataaaaaatattaggtatGTAGGCACATACATTGTGGTAAACTTTATGACAAATAAAACATACCTAAATAACTGCCTAAAACATTATTAGTTCTCAATCTTTGCTCCGCACTATACCTATCTAATCGACCATGGTACCATTCTGTCTCTGGAGGAGCTATTAATTGACGATCTAATACAatggattaatatttttaaaactgtaAGTACATAAATTTCTATACTCTGAAAGGCATATTACCTCCATTCAATGTGGTAGGGGCATCAAACTCATCGTGATCTAACTCTTGTCCCAAATCTGCCAAATCAATGGCTTTTTCCTCATCACTATTACTTGAAAACGTAGCCATTCTTGTAGGAGTTGCccgtaattttatttcttcacttttttgacAACACAACTTGCCGAGAGTAAAACAAacagttaatttaaaacactGTTGATCGTGTacgtaattgaaatttatatttttatttatttaaacgatttatgtgaatattttcatcttttgttaTTGCCTGCTAAATCGATGACAAATGTAAATTGTACGCAACCAATATGAGCTTGTTCATACATGAAGTGTAATATTAAacatcattcatttttttttgttaaataaaatttagctttgaatttaaaaaaaaacattttgtatttatttacatatgatttattattaagc
The sequence above is drawn from the Culicoides brevitarsis isolate CSIRO-B50_1 chromosome 1, AGI_CSIRO_Cbre_v1, whole genome shotgun sequence genome and encodes:
- the LOC134837088 gene encoding ras GTPase-activating protein 1, yielding MATFSSNSDEEKAIDLADLGQELDHDEFDAPTTLNGDRQLIAPPETEWYHGRLDRYSAEQRLRTNNVLGSYLVRESDRKPGSYVLSYLGRTGINHFRITAVCGDFYIGGRQFFSLSDLIGYYTSCSDLLKRERLIYPVGPPEPVNDKKRVVAILPYTKMPDTDELTFQKGDIFFVHNDMGDGWLWVTAHRTGEQGMIFRELVEDLDISIDPNTVFSWFHPNCTKNEAVDMLVKAGPGSFLVRPSDNSPGDYSLFFHINNQIQRFRIEKKGVRYLMGGRTFECLDAVIHRYRKEQIVEGYTLQHPVQAGAAPDFHAPTPQSIAAEKIYATLRECRDMNLLNKNKGIKHNGHLQKKSDKTAKWKNLWFALIEEGCEMHLCFYDNPKKTKPKGLIDLSCAYLYQVHESLFERPFCFQIVERALPCLATITYLCAENQENYVAWINALKPHCVSQLSKAQSKVPKLRELRCLNLQVLEAHRLPFKLVPHPYCVISLNQVRVGKTRVKSTPDPVWEEDFVLDDVPPDAATINITVLSRGKRGKDSEVAELTIELSSLKNGQEIEEWYSLTGLTPMGEWGSLRLRIRFVDDLVMPCDEYSPLQQLLLEPELTSVKALSELCHNDRAPLATSLLRIFKHEKRETELIRILCLQEVAKESETSTLFRGASLATTLMDLYMRTECYAFLHSALSDTIQRLLESKQSAELNPTKMDVSDDACSNAEFLLIVLDQITQSIFTSPESCPRSVRFICHCLQKAVIAKWPNERLVRTRVVSGFIFLRLLCPALLNPRQFNLVSETPHQMATRSLIMVAKCLQNLANLIEFGGKEPYMEVVNPFILKNKERMIVFLDQLSNVTDPNPIPGGIILETPKEIQQYSDTGRELATLHHICVSYLPDLQQMSKANSSIKKLVTVTEMLSKHKLKYREMIS